CACCTACTAACATTGAACTTTCATCTTGAACTTGAAACAAACCTTTCTGGAAAGCTTTCAAGTTTTTAATTGCACCTACACCTTCTAAATAATAAGCATAAGGTAAAAGGTGTCCCTCAGAAACTATAAGTTGATCTTCCGCTAAGCTTTTGAGTAGCTCGTCTCTTGAACCCTTTATAGCATTATGACGAATACATAATCTCGGAATTTTCAAACTATCTTCAAGTATTTCCCTAACGATGATGTAATCATATTGCTCTAGCAAATATTCCACCAACCATTTTGGAAAGGAATACATGATTGATAAATATTCTGATTTACTGATATCCTCATTTGGATAATTTATAGAAGCTATGTTTCTTGAAACATTTCGCAGAACACCATTTACAAATCCAGCTAAATTAACCATCTTACGTTTTTTAACTAGCTTAACACTTTCGTCAATGGCAGCGCTATGAGGTACATGCTCCATAAAGAGCATCTGATATATAGACATTCTGAGAATAAGTAGAATTGGTTTTTTTAACTTGTTCGTTTTCACCTTAGAAAACTGATTGATAATATAATCTATCTTAATTTCATATTCCACTGTTCCATAAATAACTCGATTTATAAAGGCTTTTTCTTGTTGTGTTAATGTAAGCATATTAAAGTGGCCTTCTAATGCATCATTTATAAATATATTGCTCGTTTCTAGTTCTTCTAAGATTTTTAAGCATACGTTTCTTAAATTAATTGTTATCATCTCCAAACTATATTTATTAACTTCAAATGGTTGATGTTTGCACCTTACTTAATTAAAATTATAACCAACATTTAATGTAACACCTCTTAAAAAAGAAGCTGCATCCATTTTGTTTTTACCTTGTAGTTGAAGTTCTTTTATAAAAAGAGCATTTTCGTTACATTTAATAATAAAACCTTCATTTTTAACAATATCAATGATTGTACCTGCTTTGATGGTATTGTCATTGACAGTTACAAGCTCTGCTTTCCATATTTTAAGCATTTTATCCTCGTAATAAGTATAGGCACTTGGCCAAGGGTTTAATCCTCTAATTAATCTTTCAATTTCTATCGCACTATTGTTCCAATTTATTTTACCTAATTCCTTTGATAACATAGGTGCATAACTAGCAGCTTGATGATCTTGGCAGATTCTTGTTATTGAACCCTCTTCCAACTGCTTCAAGGTACGTATTAATAAAGGTCCGCCTAATATACTCAATTTGTCATGTAGGCTTCCTCCAGTCTCATCCTTATCTATCTCAATTGCTTCTTTTAATAACATATCACCAGTATCTAACCCGATATCCATAAACATTGTCGTTAGGCCAGTTTCCTTTTCACCATTCATAACAGACCATTGTATTGGGCCTGCTCCTCTATATTTCGGCAGTAAGGATGCATGCACATTAATGCAACCGAATTTAGGAATCTCTAATAATGCTTTTGGTAGTATTTGTCCAAAAGCAATAACAACAATTACATCTGGTTGTAATTCCGTTAAAAGTTGAATGAATTCAGCTTCCCTAACCTTTTTTGGTTGGAAAACAGGTATATTGTACTCTAGTGCAACCTCTTTTACGGGTGTATGAGACAGCTTATTGCCTCTTCCCTTAGGCTTATCTTGTTGTGTTACAACAGCAATAAGTTCATGCTCAGAGCCAATTAATGTTTTAAGTGTGGGTACTGAAAAATCTGGAGTTCCCATAAAAATAATTTTCATTTCATCACCTTATTCTTCTTCTGTAATGTTTTTTGCTATATCAGTAAAAAGTATTCCATTTAAATGGTCAATTTCATGACAAATTGCTCTAGCTAGCAGATCTTCACCTTCAATTGTAAATATCTCTCCATCTAGATTCAGCGCTTGCGCTTTTACTTTTGCTGGTCTAGTTACTTCGCCAGCTTTTCCTGGAAGACTTAAACATCCTTCTTGATTAACTTGTTCTCCTTCTTGATATACAATCTCAGGATTGATCATAACAACCGGGCCTTCCCCTGTATCAATAACAACAAGCCTTTTTAATAAACCAACTTGTGGTGCTGCTAACCCTACACCTTCCGCTTCATACATCGTATCAAGCATATCTCCAGCTAATGTTTTTACATTATGGGTTATTTCATGTACTGGTTTGGATATTTTCCTTAAAATTGGGTCATCATCTGTACGTATTTTTCTAATTGCCATTTCGAACCTCCTAGAAGTTTTTATATTAATTGGACATCATAGAATTGATGTCAAGATTTATTGTCATATGTTGCCATAAATTATCCTTAAGAATCATTGTATTTAATTCATATAGCAACTGATTTAATGCCTTGTATTCTTTTGATTTTATAATAATGCGCCATCTGTAAGCGTTTTTTAGTTTAGAAACATTAGCTGGTGTTGGTCCTAGTACTAACAACTCTTTTTGATCAATTAATTTCATGATTAAATGCTTTAATTGCATCGCATCTTGTATCAAGGCAGCTTCATCTTTTGAACTCATTAAAATTGTTGCTATATTAGAAAATGGAGGATATCCCATCATTTCTCTAAACATGATCTCGTTATGATAGAACTTTTTATAATTTTGTTCCATTGCACATTGCAAGCTATAATGGTCTGGTGAATAGGTTTGAATGATAGCCTTGCCCTTTTTTGCTCCTCTACCTGTTCTTCCAGTTACTTGTGTTACTAATTGAAAGGTTCTTTCACAAGCTCTAAAATCATTGATATACAAAGATAGGTCCGCGGCTATTACACCAACCACAGTAACATTTTCAAAATGATGTCCTTTAGCTACCATCTGTGTACCGATTAAAATATCCGCATCACCATTTTCAAATTGTCCAAGGATATTTTCAAAATCGTTTTTCCGTGATGTAGTATCAAAATCCATTCTAAGTACTTTCGCATTTTTGAACTCATTCTTTATATAATTCTCTACCTTTTGAGTACCAATTCCAAATTCTTTTATATATTTTGATGTACAGTTGGGACATATTATTATTTTATTAATTGTATTCCCACAATAATGACAAATCATTTTTTCTTGATTAGAATGATACGTATATGGAATGTCACAACTTGGACATTTTACCACGTATCCACATTTTCTACAAGATACAAAGCTTGAGTGACCCCTACGATTGATAAATAATATGATCTGTTCTTTTCTATTTAAAGCAGCCTCTATATTTGTTTTTAGTGAATGGCTTAATATAGATTTGTTTCCTAATAGTAATTCTTCTCGCATATCAACAATGTCTACTGACAATGAAGCATTTTCTATAGCCTTATCTGTAAGCTCGAGTAACGTATATTTTCCATCTAACGCTTTGTAGTAACTTTCTATTAAAGGTGTTGCAGAACCTAATACGACAGGACAGCTTGACATACTACTTCTTTTTATCGCTAC
This sequence is a window from Firmicutes bacterium HGW-Firmicutes-1. Protein-coding genes within it:
- a CDS encoding 16S rRNA (cytosine(967)-C(5))-methyltransferase, with protein sequence MEMITINLRNVCLKILEELETSNIFINDALEGHFNMLTLTQQEKAFINRVIYGTVEYEIKIDYIINQFSKVKTNKLKKPILLILRMSIYQMLFMEHVPHSAAIDESVKLVKKRKMVNLAGFVNGVLRNVSRNIASINYPNEDISKSEYLSIMYSFPKWLVEYLLEQYDYIIVREILEDSLKIPRLCIRHNAIKGSRDELLKSLAEDQLIVSEGHLLPYAYYLEGVGAIKNLKAFQKGLFQVQDESSMLVGEIAGPKDSDVILDVCAAPGGKTTHLAQMMHNNGKIYSRDLSDRKILKIKENCSRLGIANVEISKQDATVSDLDLENKVDIVLTDVPCSGLGIIKKKPDIKYNVSLEGISSLIKVQREILNVASKYVKIGGVLIYSTCTINNWENGKNIEWFLDNNSNYELIPIDYELKNGLNTAKDKGFLQLLPINEVSDGFFIAKMKRMA
- a CDS encoding methionyl-tRNA formyltransferase, producing the protein MKIIFMGTPDFSVPTLKTLIGSEHELIAVVTQQDKPKGRGNKLSHTPVKEVALEYNIPVFQPKKVREAEFIQLLTELQPDVIVVIAFGQILPKALLEIPKFGCINVHASLLPKYRGAGPIQWSVMNGEKETGLTTMFMDIGLDTGDMLLKEAIEIDKDETGGSLHDKLSILGGPLLIRTLKQLEEGSITRICQDHQAASYAPMLSKELGKINWNNSAIEIERLIRGLNPWPSAYTYYEDKMLKIWKAELVTVNDNTIKAGTIIDIVKNEGFIIKCNENALFIKELQLQGKNKMDAASFLRGVTLNVGYNFN
- the def gene encoding peptide deformylase, which produces MAIRKIRTDDDPILRKISKPVHEITHNVKTLAGDMLDTMYEAEGVGLAAPQVGLLKRLVVIDTGEGPVVMINPEIVYQEGEQVNQEGCLSLPGKAGEVTRPAKVKAQALNLDGEIFTIEGEDLLARAICHEIDHLNGILFTDIAKNITEEE
- a CDS encoding primosomal protein N'; translated protein: MKKYANVILEISTKSLDRPFTYLIPEALQGSVDVGSIVTIPFGPSNRDVKGYVVSLTDQIQFDEAKLKSITNVNSSVNVESDLIKLAYWMQRRYTCGMQAALKSMIPSSQELNKKYSRKIKRNISLEALQKLIEENNSNMKWKTKILFFNLLINHDEMLEKDILQDTGISKSVLKTLEKNGFIQIEDHEAYRNPFNSLKMNKTEKIMPNYNQQKAIYKIESAVRDGKNEVFLLHGVTGSGKTEVYMQVIEQVISEGKQAIVLIPEIGLTPQTVSRFIGRFGDIIGVLHSKLSQGEKYDQWRKAKEGKISIMIGPRSAIFAPFERLGIIIIDEEHEMTYKSEMPPKYHAREVAIKRSSMSSCPVVLGSATPLIESYYKALDGKYTLLELTDKAIENASLSVDIVDMREELLLGNKSILSHSLKTNIEAALNRKEQIILFINRRGHSSFVSCRKCGYVVKCPSCDIPYTYHSNQEKMICHYCGNTINKIIICPNCTSKYIKEFGIGTQKVENYIKNEFKNAKVLRMDFDTTSRKNDFENILGQFENGDADILIGTQMVAKGHHFENVTVVGVIAADLSLYINDFRACERTFQLVTQVTGRTGRGAKKGKAIIQTYSPDHYSLQCAMEQNYKKFYHNEIMFREMMGYPPFSNIATILMSSKDEAALIQDAMQLKHLIMKLIDQKELLVLGPTPANVSKLKNAYRWRIIIKSKEYKALNQLLYELNTMILKDNLWQHMTINLDINSMMSN